A region from the Wolbachia endosymbiont (group A) of Rhinocyllus conicus genome encodes:
- the pdxH gene encoding pyridoxamine 5'-phosphate oxidase → MTFLPEKDPINLFSKWYEEVLNSPCKQPTAMTLATCSKDCIPSARVVLLKEYSKEGFVFFTNINSRKGKELTENPKAALVFHWIEFARQVRIEGDVKLLNDERTDKYFSSRARDSQISAWCSKQSSILKDWQDFEQAIKLKEKEFYNTQVSRPNFWVGFCVIPKVIEFWQEGEYRRHTRFRYTLIKESNWKVEQLYP, encoded by the coding sequence ATGACATTTTTACCTGAAAAAGATCCGATTAACTTGTTTTCAAAGTGGTATGAAGAAGTACTTAATTCTCCGTGTAAACAACCAACTGCAATGACGCTAGCAACTTGTAGCAAAGACTGCATTCCATCTGCAAGAGTAGTATTACTAAAGGAATACAGCAAAGAAGGTTTTGTGTTCTTCACTAACATAAATAGTAGAAAAGGAAAAGAATTGACCGAGAACCCTAAAGCTGCATTAGTGTTTCACTGGATAGAATTTGCTAGGCAAGTGCGAATTGAAGGAGATGTTAAACTTCTAAACGATGAAAGAACTGACAAATACTTCTCTTCTCGAGCGCGCGATAGTCAAATTAGCGCATGGTGCTCAAAACAATCGAGCATTCTGAAAGATTGGCAAGATTTTGAGCAAGCTATAAAATTGAAGGAGAAAGAATTTTACAATACACAAGTTTCTCGTCCTAACTTTTGGGTGGGATTTTGCGTAATCCCAAAAGTAATTGAATTTTGGCAAGAAGGTGAATATAGGAGACACACTAGGTTTAGATATACTCTTATTAAAGAAAGCAATTGGAAAGTGGAACAATTGTATCCCTAG
- a CDS encoding IS630 family transposase (programmed frameshift), with product MALRSKLLDEKVVNLAKEMLKKVRNNAYVSKKLQAVIAGKESSISAVARICKISRTALTEWIKHLKFGRVEKLFAPSQRRRKSKLNKNQRKQIEIWVEKNPNITIKEVRIKISEEFDLNIGKSTVHREIQRMKFSYITPRPMHHKQDKNKQEEFKKYFNKIVNSHPEKEVFFDESRFGTHSKIGHGWFKKGIRTQVKIKIGRQNFYIYSAVNPRSGKEISLLAPYVNTDCMNIFLEQMSKDLGTKEAFLVMDCASWHRSKSLKFQENITIIYLPPYSPELNPVERLWQYIKHNTLRNRVYDTIGLLEDVVCNFIVSISSTTIKRVCNVSYLFD from the exons ATGGCATTAAGGTCAAAACTATTAGACGAAAAAGTTGTAAATTTGGCGAAAGAAATGTTAAAAAAGGTCAGAAATAATGCATATGTTTCAAAAAAGTTACAAGCGGTAATAGCAGGAAAAGAAAGTAGTATAAGCGCTGTAGCAAGAATATGTAAAATTTCAAGGACTGCTTTGACTGAATGGATAAAGCATCTAAAATTTGGTAGAGTAGAAAAACTATTTGCCCCGTCTCAGCGGCGAAGAAAAAGCAAATTAAACAAAAATCAACGTAAGCAAATTGAAATATGGGTAGAAAAAAATCCAAATATTACTATTAAGGAAGTGCGAATAAAAATCTCAGAGGAATTTGACCTAAACATCGGTAAATCAACAGTGCACCGTGAGATACAAAGGATGAAATTTTCTTACATAACACCAAGGCCAATGCACCATAAACAAGATAAAAACAAGCAAGAAGAGTTTAAAAAATACTTCAATAAAATAGTCAATTCCCACCCTGAAAAGGAGGTA TTTTTTGATGAATCACGATTTGGAACTCATTCAAAAATCGGACACGGATGGTTCAAAAAAGGGATCAGAACGCAGGTTAAAATAAAAATCGGTAGACAAAATTTCTATATCTACAGTGCGGTAAATCCAAGAAGCGGTAAGGAAATTAGCCTACTTGCTCCATATGTAAACACTGATTGTATGAATATATTTCTGGAGCAGATGTCGAAAGATTTAGGCACGAAAGAAGCCTTTCTTGTAATGGATTGTGCAAGTTGGCATAGATCAAAAAGTTTGAAATTTCAGGAAAACATTACCATTATATACTTGCCTCCTTATTCACCTGAACTGAATCCTGTTGAGAGGTTGTGGCAATATATCAAACACAATACTTTACGCAACAGAGTCTACGATACCATAGGCTTACTTGAAGATGTTGTGTGTAATTTTATTGTCAGTATTTCCAGCACTACTATTAAACGAGTTTGTAATGTTTCTTATTTGTTCGATTAG
- a CDS encoding helix-turn-helix domain-containing protein, giving the protein MTKIKKQSLRLLLSQNIRKIRNIKGLSQETLADLCELHRTYIGSVERGERNISIDNVERIADALGVEPTALLNQDQDRKCLKDIFPHIRKYQEFAVKHGINDIFQDNGGKILQVLLLTGLTILPAREGNDAIDEYGNEYELKSVNALLTKSFSTHHHMNPTIIAKYRKVDWIFAIYEGIELKEIYKLTPQDLEPYYITWEKKWHDTGGKDINNPKIPLKYVRDKGKLLYHCDERVCDRH; this is encoded by the coding sequence ATGACAAAAATAAAAAAACAATCTTTGCGGTTACTTCTTTCCCAGAATATACGAAAGATAAGAAATATAAAAGGGCTTTCCCAAGAAACTCTTGCTGATTTATGTGAATTACACAGAACATATATAGGCTCCGTTGAACGTGGTGAGAGAAATATCTCTATAGATAATGTTGAGCGCATAGCAGATGCCCTTGGTGTTGAACCTACTGCACTTCTAAATCAGGATCAAGACAGAAAATGTCTGAAAGATATATTTCCTCATATACGGAAGTATCAGGAGTTTGCTGTTAAGCATGGTATAAATGATATCTTTCAGGATAACGGCGGGAAAATCCTACAAGTCTTATTACTAACTGGACTCACTATTCTTCCAGCACGCGAGGGAAATGATGCCATTGATGAGTATGGTAATGAATATGAGCTTAAATCAGTAAATGCTCTTCTTACAAAAAGCTTTTCTACTCATCATCATATGAATCCGACAATAATTGCAAAATACCGAAAGGTGGATTGGATATTTGCTATTTACGAAGGAATAGAGCTGAAAGAAATATATAAATTAACGCCGCAAGACCTTGAGCCATATTATATTACATGGGAAAAGAAATGGCATGACACCGGTGGTAAAGACATCAATAATCCCAAAATTCCTTTAAAATACGTCAGAGATAAAGGTAAGCTTCTTTATCATTGTGATGAAAGAGTATGTGACCGCCACTAA